One Bdellovibrio bacteriovorus str. Tiberius DNA segment encodes these proteins:
- a CDS encoding DNA translocase FtsK, translating into MNQFLKKFRQDVISIGFLGLGLFLALALVSYNPMDPSLNSMGQGLRSTNYCGIVGSFLADMLYQAMGLAAWVVVACFAKIAYASFKGESLNLKNIRFVWALLLIVNVAALFSLYLPNTKIFQGQIYLGGLLGLGVSQALMQAFNSVGVQVILWSLMAVLVVFYSERTLQELAEIPQGLFADMKKKKFTDKIAAFFSGMFVKEEKTKKSKKDEKAKAAIFPLSDKKFVEKASEEEEEDEELEELLAAAEEEDEEEVEEDEEESDDEEEEEVPAVRLAQKRKVVMKAKPPRRIENWDMPKLALLEDPPASRIKIDKAEIQRKADSLVEKLKNFSIEGSIQDAKPGPLVTMYEFKPNADVKISKISELEDDLSLALSSESVRVVGHIPGTDVVGIETANLKRETVYYKDLIAEDTFWSEDLALPMAVGRAVDGEPKVVDLRKMPHLLIAGTTGSGKSVFVGSIITGLLFRHSPKTLRLVLIDPKMVDLAPFSTVPHLVLPHVTEPKKAATALKWAVREMEKRYKSLSKFGVGKIEAFNEKTGNLSKADVEEHEKINQDLEEGKAKLDQYYYQPLPYIVIVVDELADLMIVEKQNIEEPIQRLTQKARACGIHLILATQSPRKDVVTGLIKTNIPGRVALKVASKMDSRIIIDDSGAERLLPNGDMLFQAPGVGKPTRHHGPYLSDAEIGNVVKHWASQAEPEYDPLAMKALDGFAGGDGGEAGGGDGGGFGEEEYDERYDEILSWASEQKEISASLIQRKFRLGYPRAARMIEIFEKEGVVGPANGSKPRQVLVSSYREQ; encoded by the coding sequence ATGAACCAATTCCTTAAAAAGTTTCGACAGGACGTCATTTCAATAGGCTTTTTAGGCTTGGGGCTTTTCCTCGCCCTGGCCCTGGTTAGCTATAACCCTATGGACCCTTCCCTGAATTCAATGGGACAGGGCCTAAGATCCACAAATTACTGCGGAATTGTCGGAAGCTTCCTGGCGGATATGCTTTATCAGGCGATGGGCCTTGCGGCCTGGGTGGTGGTGGCGTGTTTTGCCAAAATCGCCTATGCAAGCTTTAAGGGTGAATCCCTGAACCTTAAAAACATTCGTTTTGTCTGGGCTTTGCTGCTGATCGTGAACGTGGCGGCTTTGTTCAGTCTGTATCTGCCCAACACCAAGATCTTCCAGGGGCAGATCTATCTGGGGGGCCTTTTGGGTTTGGGCGTGTCCCAGGCGCTGATGCAGGCGTTTAACTCCGTGGGTGTGCAGGTGATTTTGTGGTCTTTGATGGCCGTGCTGGTGGTGTTCTATTCCGAACGCACACTGCAGGAACTGGCAGAGATTCCCCAGGGTCTTTTTGCTGACATGAAAAAGAAAAAGTTCACCGACAAAATTGCGGCGTTCTTTTCTGGCATGTTCGTGAAGGAAGAAAAAACCAAGAAGTCCAAGAAAGACGAAAAAGCCAAAGCGGCGATCTTCCCTCTTTCCGATAAAAAATTCGTAGAAAAAGCATCTGAAGAAGAGGAAGAGGACGAGGAGCTGGAAGAGCTTCTGGCCGCGGCCGAAGAAGAGGATGAAGAGGAAGTCGAAGAAGACGAGGAAGAATCCGACGACGAAGAAGAGGAAGAAGTTCCTGCTGTTCGTCTGGCGCAAAAACGCAAAGTCGTGATGAAAGCCAAGCCTCCGCGTCGTATTGAAAACTGGGATATGCCGAAATTGGCGTTGTTGGAAGATCCTCCAGCATCCCGAATCAAGATCGACAAGGCCGAGATTCAGCGCAAGGCCGATTCACTGGTTGAAAAATTGAAGAACTTCTCCATCGAAGGCAGCATCCAGGACGCCAAACCTGGCCCGCTGGTCACGATGTATGAATTTAAACCCAATGCCGATGTGAAGATCTCAAAAATCTCAGAACTGGAAGACGATCTGTCTTTGGCTTTGTCTTCAGAATCCGTGCGTGTGGTGGGTCACATCCCGGGCACTGATGTTGTGGGTATTGAAACCGCGAACTTAAAGCGTGAAACCGTTTATTACAAAGACTTGATCGCGGAAGACACCTTCTGGAGCGAAGATCTGGCACTGCCGATGGCCGTGGGCCGTGCGGTGGATGGGGAACCAAAAGTTGTGGATCTGAGAAAGATGCCGCACTTGCTTATCGCCGGGACGACGGGTTCTGGTAAGTCCGTGTTCGTGGGCTCGATCATCACGGGTCTGTTGTTCAGACACTCACCGAAAACGCTGCGCTTGGTGCTGATTGACCCGAAAATGGTCGACTTAGCACCATTCTCGACCGTTCCGCATCTGGTGCTTCCGCATGTGACCGAGCCGAAGAAGGCTGCGACTGCGCTGAAGTGGGCGGTGCGTGAGATGGAAAAACGTTATAAGTCCCTGTCGAAATTCGGTGTGGGTAAAATTGAAGCCTTCAACGAAAAGACCGGCAATCTTTCCAAGGCCGACGTGGAAGAGCACGAAAAGATCAATCAGGATCTGGAAGAAGGCAAAGCGAAGCTGGATCAGTACTATTACCAGCCACTGCCTTATATCGTGATCGTGGTGGATGAGTTGGCCGACTTGATGATCGTTGAAAAACAAAACATTGAAGAGCCGATCCAGCGTCTGACGCAAAAAGCCCGTGCCTGCGGAATCCATTTGATTCTGGCGACACAGTCTCCGCGTAAAGACGTTGTGACCGGTTTGATTAAAACGAACATCCCAGGCCGAGTGGCTTTGAAAGTGGCGTCCAAGATGGATTCCCGTATCATCATCGATGACTCGGGCGCTGAACGTCTGCTGCCAAACGGGGATATGCTGTTCCAGGCGCCGGGTGTGGGAAAACCAACTCGTCACCATGGTCCTTATTTGTCAGACGCCGAAATCGGCAATGTCGTGAAACACTGGGCATCGCAGGCAGAGCCGGAATACGATCCACTGGCGATGAAAGCCCTGGATGGATTTGCTGGCGGTGATGGCGGCGAAGCTGGTGGCGGCGACGGCGGCGGCTTTGGTGAAGAAGAGTATGATGAAAGATACGACGAGATTCTGTCTTGGGCTTCTGAGCAGAAAGAAATCTCTGCGTCTTTAATTCAGCGCAAATTCAGACTCGGTTATCCGCGTGCCGCCCGCATGATTGAGATCTTCGAAAAAGAAGGTGTTGTGGGGCCAGCGAATGGCAGCAAGCCGCGTCAAGTTCTTGTGAGTAGTTACAGAGAACAATAA